A region of Saimiri boliviensis isolate mSaiBol1 chromosome 8, mSaiBol1.pri, whole genome shotgun sequence DNA encodes the following proteins:
- the USP19 gene encoding ubiquitin carboxyl-terminal hydrolase 19 isoform X8, translating to MSGGASATGPRRGPPGLEDATSKKKQKDRANQESKDGDPRKETGGRYVAQAGLELLASGDPSASASCAAEITGSRHRTRLFFPTSSGSASTPREEQTKAELLLDWRQSAEEVIVKLRLGVGPLQLEDIDAAFTDTDCVVRFSGGQQWGGVFYAEIKGSCAKVQTRKGSLLHLTLPKKVPMLTWPSLLKKPLGTQELVPGLQCQENGQELSPTALEPGPEPHRVKQEARNQKRAQGRGEVGSGAGPGAQAGPSAKRAVHLCRGPEGEGSRDGPGPRGDAPPFVADLATQVEADEQHCIPQLNPQTCLRDSEENLALSVGEKAVSPGNDLVSPAMVRSRNPVKDDCVKEEMTVAADAATLVDGKEPESMVNLAFVKNDSYEKGPDSVVVHVYVKEICRDTSRVLFREQDFTLIFQTRDGNFLRLHPGCGPHTIFRWQVKLRNLIEPEQCTFCFTASRINICLRKRQSQRWGGLEAPAARGAVGGAKVAVPTGPTPLDSTPPGGAPHPLTGQEEARAVEKDKSKARSEDTGLDSVAARTPMEHVTPKPETHLASPKPTCMVPPMPHSPVSGDSVEEEEEEEKKVCLPGFTGLVNLGNTCFMNSVIQSLSNTRELRDFFHDRSFEAEINYNNPLGTGGRLAIGFAVLLRALWKGTHHAFQPSKLKAIVASKASQFTGYAQHDAQEFMAFLLDGLHEDLNRIQNKPYTETVDSDGRPDEVVAEEAWQRHKMRNDSFIVDLFQGQYKSKLVCPVCAKVSITFDPFLYLPVPLPQKQKVLPVFYFAREPHSKPVKFLVSVSKENSTASEVLDSLSQSVHVKPENLRLAEVIKNRFQRVFLPSHSLDTVSPSDMLLCFELLSPELAKERVVVLEVQQRPQVPSVPISKCAACQRKQQSEDEKLKRCTRCYRVGYCNQLCQKTHWPDHKGLCRPENIGYPFLVSVPASRLTYARLAQLLEGYARYSVSVFQPPFQPGRMALESQSPGCTTLLSTGSLEAGDSERDPIQPPELQLVTPVADGDTGPPRVWTASDRGPVPSTSGISSEMLASGPTEIGSLPASERVSRPEAAVPGYQHPSEAMNAHTPQFFIYKIDSSNREQRLEDKGDTPLELGDDCSLALVWRNNERLQEFVLVASKELECAEDPGSAGEAARAGHFTLDQCLNLFTRPEVLAPEEAWYCPQCKQHREASKQLLLWRLPNVLIVQLKRFSFRSFIWRDKINDLVEFPVRNLDLSKFCIGQKEEQLSSYDLYAVINHYGGMIGGHYTACARLPNDRSSQRSDVGWRLFDDSTVTTVDESQVVTRYAYVLFYRRRNSPVERPPRAGHSEHHPDLGPAVEAAASQGLGPGQAPEVAPTRTAPERFAPPVDRPAPTYSNMEEVD from the exons ATGTCTGGCGGGGCCAGTGCCACAGGCCCAAGGAGAGGGCCCCCAGGACTGGAGGATGCCACTAGTAAGAAGAAGCAGAAGGATCGAGCAAACCAGGAGAGCAAGGATGGAGATCCTAGGAAAG agacagggggtcgatatgttgcccaggctggtcttgaactcctggcctcaggtgatccttctgcctcagcctcctgtgcagctgagattacagggtcACGCCACCGTACCCGGCTGTTCTTTCCTACGTCGTCAGGGTCAGCATCCACACCTCGAGAGGAGCAGACCAAAGCGG AGTTGTTGCTTGATTGGAGGCAGAGTGCAGAAGAGGTAATTGTCAAGCTTCGTTTGGGAGTAGGTCCCCTTCAGCTGGAGGACATAGATGCTGCTTTCACAGATACGGACTGTGTGGTGCGGTTTTCAG gtggTCAGCAGTGGGGTGGTGTCTTCTATGCTGAGATAAAAGGATCTTGCGCTAAAGTGCAGACCCGCAAGGGGAGTCTCCTGCACCTGACACTGCCCAAGAAGGTGCCTATGCTCACGTGGCCCTCTCTCCTG AAGAAACCTCTAGGGACCCAGGAGCTGGTGCCGGGGCTGCAGTGCCAGGAGAATGGGCAGGAACTGTCTCCCACTGCCCTAGAGCCAGGCCCTGAGCCCCACCGGGTTAAGCAGGAGGCCCGGAATCAGAAGCGGGCCCAGGGCCGTGGTGAGGTAGGCTCAGGGGCTGGCCCCGGGGCCCAGGCAGGGCCCAGCGCCAAGAGGGCTGTGCATCTCTGCAGAGGGCCAGAGGGGGAAGGGTCCAGGGATGGCCCTGGACCCCGGGGTGATGCCCCACCCTTCGTGGCTGACCTGGCCACCCAG GTTGAGGCTGATGAACAGCATTGCATACCACAGCTGAACCCCCAAACCTGCCTCCGGGACTCAGAGGAGAATTTAGCTCTTTCTGTAGGAGAGAAAGCAGTGTCTCCCGGGAATGACCTAGTCTCTCCAGCCATGGTCCGGAGCAGAAATCCTGTGAAAGATGACTGTGTCAAGGAGGAGATGACAGTGGCAGCAGATGCTGCAACCTTGGTGGATGGTaaag AACCTGAGTCGATGGTGAACCTGGCATTTGTCAAGAATGACTCGTATGAGAAAGGCCCGGATTCAGTGGTGGTGCACGTGTACGTGAAGGAAATCTGCAGGGATACCTCAAGAGTACTTTTCCGTGAGCAGGACTTCACACTCATCTTCCAGACCAG GGATGGAAACTTCTTGAGGCTGCACCCGGGCTGTGGGCCCCACACCATCTTCCGTTGGCAGGTGAAGCTCAG GAATCTGATTGAGCCAGAGCAGTGCACCTTCTGTTTCACGGCTTCTCGCATCAACATCTGCCTTCGTAAGAGGCAGAGTCAGCGCTGGGGGGGCCTGGAGGCCCCGGCTGCACGAG GTGCAGTGGGTGGTGCAAAGGTTGCCGTGCCGACAGGTCCAACCCCTCTGGATTCAACCCCACCAGGAggtgctccccaccccctgacaggccagGAGGAGGCCCGGGCTGTGGAGAAGGATAAATCCAAGGCAAGATCTGAGGACACAGGGCTAGACAGTGTGGCAGCCCGCACACCCATGGAGCATGTAACCCCAAAGCCAGAGACACACCTGGCCTCG CCCAAGCCTACATGTATGGTGCCTCCCATGCCCCACAGCCCAGTGAGTGGAGAcagtgtggaggaggaggaagaagaagagaagaaggtgTGTCTGCCAGGCTTCACTGGCCTTGTCAATTTAGGCAACACCTGCTTCATGAACAGCGTCATTCAGTCTCTGTCCAACACTCGGGAACTCCGGGACTTCTTCCATG ACCGCTCCTTTGAGGCTGAGATCAACTACAACAACCCACTAGGGACTGGTGGGCGTCTGGCCATTGGCTTTGCTGTGCTGCTTCGGGCGCTGTGGAAGGGCACCCATCATGCCTTCCAGCCTTCCAAGTTGAAG GCCATTGTGGCAAGTAAGGCCAGCCAGTTCACAGGCTATGCGCAGCATGATGCCCAAGAGTTCATGGCTTTCCTGCTGGATGGGCTGCACGAGGACCTGAATCGGATTCAAAACAAGCCCTACACAGAGACTGTGGACTCAGATGGGCGGCCTGATGAG GTGGTAGCTGAGGAAGCATGGCAGCGGCACAAGATGAGGAATGACTCTTTCATCGTGGACCTATTTCAGGGCCAGTACAAGTCGAAGCTGGTGTGCCCTGTGTGTGCCAAG GTCTCCATCACCTTTGACCCATTTCTTTATCTGCCGGTGCCCTTGCCACAAAAGCAAAAGGTTCTACCCGTCTTTTATTTTGCCCGAGAGCCCCACAGCAAGCCCGTCAAG TTCCTGGTGAGCGTCAGCAAGGAGAACTCCACTGCAAGTGAAGTATTGGACTCTCTCTCTCAGAGCGTTCATGTGAAGCCTGAGAACCTGCGTTTGGCAGAG GTAATTAAGAATCGTTTCCAACGTGTGTTCCTGCCCTCCCACTCACTGGACACTGTGTCCCCATCTGATATGCTCCTCTGCTTTGAGCTGCTATCACCAGAGTTGGCTAAGGAGCGGGTAGTGGTGCTAGAGGTGCAACAG CGCCCTCAGGTGCCCAGCGTCCCCATCTCGAAGTGTGCAGCCTGCCAGCGGAAGCAACAGTCGGAGGATGAAAAGCTGAAGCGCTGTACCCGGTGCTATCGTGTGGGCTACTGCAACCA GCTCTGCCAGAAAACCCACTGGCCTGACCACAAGGGCCTCTGCCGACCTGAGAACATTGGCTACCCCTTCCTGGTCAGTGTACCTGCCTCACGCCTCACTTACGCCCGCCTTGCTCAGCTGCTAGAGGGCTATGCCCG GTACTCTGTGAGTGTATTCCAGCCACCCTTTCAACCTGGCCGCATGGCTTTGGAGTCTCAGAGCCCTGGCTGCACCACACTGCTCTCCACTGGCTCCCTGGAAGCTGGGGACAGTGAGAGGGACCCCATTCAGCCACCTGAGCTCCAGCTGGTGACCCCTGTGGCTGATGGGGACACAGGGCCTCCCCGGGTGTGGACAGCCTCTGACCGGGGTCCCGTGCCCAGCACCAGTGGAATTTCTTCTGAGATGCTGGCCAGTGGGCCCACTGAGATTGGCTCCTTGCCTGCTAGCGAGAGGGTGTCCCGACCTGAAG CCGCTGTGCCTGGGTACCAGCACCCAAGTGAAGCTATGAATGCCCACACACCCCagttcttcatctataaaattgacTCATCCAACCGAGAGCAGCGGCTAGAGGACAAAG GAGACACCCCACTGGAGCTGGGTGATGATTGTAGCCTGGCTCTCGTCTGGCGGAACAATGAGCGGTTGCAGGAGTTTGTATTGGTAGCCTCTAAGGAGCTGGAATGTGCTGAGGATCCAGGCTCTGCTGGTGAGGCTGCCCGGGCTGGCCACTTCACCCTGGACCAGTGCCTCAACCTCTTCACACGACCTGAGGTGCTGGCACCCGAGGAGGCCTG GTACTGCCCACAGTGCAAACAGCACCGTGAGGCCTCCAAGCAGCTGTTGCTATGGCGCCTGCCAAACGTTCTCATCGTGCAGCTCAAGCGCTTCTCCTTTCGTAGTTTTATCTGGCGTGATAAGATCAATGACTTGGTGGAGTTCCCTGTTCG GAATCTGGACCTGAGCAAGTTCTGCATTGGCCAGAAAGAGGAGCAGCTATCCAGCTATGATCTGTATGCTGTGATTAACCACTATGGAGGCATGATCGGTGGCCACTACACTGCCTGTGCACGCCTGCCCAATGATCGTAGCAGTCAGCGCAGTGACGTGG
- the USP19 gene encoding ubiquitin carboxyl-terminal hydrolase 19 isoform X17, producing the protein MSGGASATGPRRGPPGLEDATSKKKQKDRANQESKDGDPRKELLLDWRQSAEEVIVKLRLGVGPLQLEDIDAAFTDTDCVVRFSGGQQWGGVFYAEIKGSCAKVQTRKGSLLHLTLPKKVPMLTWPSLLKKPLGTQELVPGLQCQENGQELSPTALEPGPEPHRVKQEARNQKRAQGRGEVGSGAGPGAQAGPSAKRAVHLCRGPEGEGSRDGPGPRGDAPPFVADLATQVEADEQHCIPQLNPQTCLRDSEENLALSVGEKAVSPGNDLVSPAMVRSRNPVKDDCVKEEMTVAADAATLVDGKEPESMVNLAFVKNDSYEKGPDSVVVHVYVKEICRDTSRVLFREQDFTLIFQTRDGNFLRLHPGCGPHTIFRWQVKLRNLIEPEQCTFCFTASRINICLRKRQSQRWGGLEAPAARGAVGGAKVAVPTGPTPLDSTPPGGAPHPLTGQEEARAVEKDKSKARSEDTGLDSVAARTPMEHVTPKPETHLASPKPTCMVPPMPHSPVSGDSVEEEEEEEKKVCLPGFTGLVNLGNTCFMNSVIQSLSNTRELRDFFHDRSFEAEINYNNPLGTGGRLAIGFAVLLRALWKGTHHAFQPSKLKAIVASKASQFTGYAQHDAQEFMAFLLDGLHEDLNRIQNKPYTETVDSDGRPDEVVAEEAWQRHKMRNDSFIVDLFQGQYKSKLVCPVCAKVSITFDPFLYLPVPLPQKQKVLPVFYFAREPHSKPVKFLVSVSKENSTASEVLDSLSQSVHVKPENLRLAEVIKNRFQRVFLPSHSLDTVSPSDMLLCFELLSPELAKERVVVLEVQQRPQVPSVPISKCAACQRKQQSEDEKLKRCTRCYRVGYCNQLCQKTHWPDHKGLCRPENIGYPFLVSVPASRLTYARLAQLLEGYARYSVSVFQPPFQPGRMALESQSPGCTTLLSTGSLEAGDSERDPIQPPELQLVTPVADGDTGPPRVWTASDRGPVPSTSGISSEMLASGPTEIGSLPASERVSRPEAAVPGYQHPSEAMNAHTPQFFIYKIDSSNREQRLEDKGDTPLELGDDCSLALVWRNNERLQEFVLVASKELECAEDPGSAGEAARAGHFTLDQCLNLFTRPEVLAPEEAWYCPQCKQHREASKQLLLWRLPNVLIVQLKRFSFRSFIWRDKINDLVEFPVRNLDLSKFCIGQKEEQLSSYDLYAVINHYGGMIGGHYTACARLPNDRSSQRSDVGWRLFDDSTVTTVDESQVVTRYAYVLFYRRRNSPVERPPRAGHSEHHPDLGPAVEAAASQASRIWQELEAEEEPVPEGPGPMGPWGPQDWVGPPPRGPTTPDEGCLRYFVLGTVAALVALVLNVFYPLVSQSRWR; encoded by the exons ATGTCTGGCGGGGCCAGTGCCACAGGCCCAAGGAGAGGGCCCCCAGGACTGGAGGATGCCACTAGTAAGAAGAAGCAGAAGGATCGAGCAAACCAGGAGAGCAAGGATGGAGATCCTAGGAAAG AGTTGTTGCTTGATTGGAGGCAGAGTGCAGAAGAGGTAATTGTCAAGCTTCGTTTGGGAGTAGGTCCCCTTCAGCTGGAGGACATAGATGCTGCTTTCACAGATACGGACTGTGTGGTGCGGTTTTCAG gtggTCAGCAGTGGGGTGGTGTCTTCTATGCTGAGATAAAAGGATCTTGCGCTAAAGTGCAGACCCGCAAGGGGAGTCTCCTGCACCTGACACTGCCCAAGAAGGTGCCTATGCTCACGTGGCCCTCTCTCCTG AAGAAACCTCTAGGGACCCAGGAGCTGGTGCCGGGGCTGCAGTGCCAGGAGAATGGGCAGGAACTGTCTCCCACTGCCCTAGAGCCAGGCCCTGAGCCCCACCGGGTTAAGCAGGAGGCCCGGAATCAGAAGCGGGCCCAGGGCCGTGGTGAGGTAGGCTCAGGGGCTGGCCCCGGGGCCCAGGCAGGGCCCAGCGCCAAGAGGGCTGTGCATCTCTGCAGAGGGCCAGAGGGGGAAGGGTCCAGGGATGGCCCTGGACCCCGGGGTGATGCCCCACCCTTCGTGGCTGACCTGGCCACCCAG GTTGAGGCTGATGAACAGCATTGCATACCACAGCTGAACCCCCAAACCTGCCTCCGGGACTCAGAGGAGAATTTAGCTCTTTCTGTAGGAGAGAAAGCAGTGTCTCCCGGGAATGACCTAGTCTCTCCAGCCATGGTCCGGAGCAGAAATCCTGTGAAAGATGACTGTGTCAAGGAGGAGATGACAGTGGCAGCAGATGCTGCAACCTTGGTGGATGGTaaag AACCTGAGTCGATGGTGAACCTGGCATTTGTCAAGAATGACTCGTATGAGAAAGGCCCGGATTCAGTGGTGGTGCACGTGTACGTGAAGGAAATCTGCAGGGATACCTCAAGAGTACTTTTCCGTGAGCAGGACTTCACACTCATCTTCCAGACCAG GGATGGAAACTTCTTGAGGCTGCACCCGGGCTGTGGGCCCCACACCATCTTCCGTTGGCAGGTGAAGCTCAG GAATCTGATTGAGCCAGAGCAGTGCACCTTCTGTTTCACGGCTTCTCGCATCAACATCTGCCTTCGTAAGAGGCAGAGTCAGCGCTGGGGGGGCCTGGAGGCCCCGGCTGCACGAG GTGCAGTGGGTGGTGCAAAGGTTGCCGTGCCGACAGGTCCAACCCCTCTGGATTCAACCCCACCAGGAggtgctccccaccccctgacaggccagGAGGAGGCCCGGGCTGTGGAGAAGGATAAATCCAAGGCAAGATCTGAGGACACAGGGCTAGACAGTGTGGCAGCCCGCACACCCATGGAGCATGTAACCCCAAAGCCAGAGACACACCTGGCCTCG CCCAAGCCTACATGTATGGTGCCTCCCATGCCCCACAGCCCAGTGAGTGGAGAcagtgtggaggaggaggaagaagaagagaagaaggtgTGTCTGCCAGGCTTCACTGGCCTTGTCAATTTAGGCAACACCTGCTTCATGAACAGCGTCATTCAGTCTCTGTCCAACACTCGGGAACTCCGGGACTTCTTCCATG ACCGCTCCTTTGAGGCTGAGATCAACTACAACAACCCACTAGGGACTGGTGGGCGTCTGGCCATTGGCTTTGCTGTGCTGCTTCGGGCGCTGTGGAAGGGCACCCATCATGCCTTCCAGCCTTCCAAGTTGAAG GCCATTGTGGCAAGTAAGGCCAGCCAGTTCACAGGCTATGCGCAGCATGATGCCCAAGAGTTCATGGCTTTCCTGCTGGATGGGCTGCACGAGGACCTGAATCGGATTCAAAACAAGCCCTACACAGAGACTGTGGACTCAGATGGGCGGCCTGATGAG GTGGTAGCTGAGGAAGCATGGCAGCGGCACAAGATGAGGAATGACTCTTTCATCGTGGACCTATTTCAGGGCCAGTACAAGTCGAAGCTGGTGTGCCCTGTGTGTGCCAAG GTCTCCATCACCTTTGACCCATTTCTTTATCTGCCGGTGCCCTTGCCACAAAAGCAAAAGGTTCTACCCGTCTTTTATTTTGCCCGAGAGCCCCACAGCAAGCCCGTCAAG TTCCTGGTGAGCGTCAGCAAGGAGAACTCCACTGCAAGTGAAGTATTGGACTCTCTCTCTCAGAGCGTTCATGTGAAGCCTGAGAACCTGCGTTTGGCAGAG GTAATTAAGAATCGTTTCCAACGTGTGTTCCTGCCCTCCCACTCACTGGACACTGTGTCCCCATCTGATATGCTCCTCTGCTTTGAGCTGCTATCACCAGAGTTGGCTAAGGAGCGGGTAGTGGTGCTAGAGGTGCAACAG CGCCCTCAGGTGCCCAGCGTCCCCATCTCGAAGTGTGCAGCCTGCCAGCGGAAGCAACAGTCGGAGGATGAAAAGCTGAAGCGCTGTACCCGGTGCTATCGTGTGGGCTACTGCAACCA GCTCTGCCAGAAAACCCACTGGCCTGACCACAAGGGCCTCTGCCGACCTGAGAACATTGGCTACCCCTTCCTGGTCAGTGTACCTGCCTCACGCCTCACTTACGCCCGCCTTGCTCAGCTGCTAGAGGGCTATGCCCG GTACTCTGTGAGTGTATTCCAGCCACCCTTTCAACCTGGCCGCATGGCTTTGGAGTCTCAGAGCCCTGGCTGCACCACACTGCTCTCCACTGGCTCCCTGGAAGCTGGGGACAGTGAGAGGGACCCCATTCAGCCACCTGAGCTCCAGCTGGTGACCCCTGTGGCTGATGGGGACACAGGGCCTCCCCGGGTGTGGACAGCCTCTGACCGGGGTCCCGTGCCCAGCACCAGTGGAATTTCTTCTGAGATGCTGGCCAGTGGGCCCACTGAGATTGGCTCCTTGCCTGCTAGCGAGAGGGTGTCCCGACCTGAAG CCGCTGTGCCTGGGTACCAGCACCCAAGTGAAGCTATGAATGCCCACACACCCCagttcttcatctataaaattgacTCATCCAACCGAGAGCAGCGGCTAGAGGACAAAG GAGACACCCCACTGGAGCTGGGTGATGATTGTAGCCTGGCTCTCGTCTGGCGGAACAATGAGCGGTTGCAGGAGTTTGTATTGGTAGCCTCTAAGGAGCTGGAATGTGCTGAGGATCCAGGCTCTGCTGGTGAGGCTGCCCGGGCTGGCCACTTCACCCTGGACCAGTGCCTCAACCTCTTCACACGACCTGAGGTGCTGGCACCCGAGGAGGCCTG GTACTGCCCACAGTGCAAACAGCACCGTGAGGCCTCCAAGCAGCTGTTGCTATGGCGCCTGCCAAACGTTCTCATCGTGCAGCTCAAGCGCTTCTCCTTTCGTAGTTTTATCTGGCGTGATAAGATCAATGACTTGGTGGAGTTCCCTGTTCG GAATCTGGACCTGAGCAAGTTCTGCATTGGCCAGAAAGAGGAGCAGCTATCCAGCTATGATCTGTATGCTGTGATTAACCACTATGGAGGCATGATCGGTGGCCACTACACTGCCTGTGCACGCCTGCCCAATGATCGTAGCAGTCAGCGCAGTGACGTGG